The Phenylobacterium montanum genome window below encodes:
- a CDS encoding type IV toxin-antitoxin system AbiEi family antitoxin domain-containing protein, which produces MPRQRSAPFFSDAPVFDRADYARAIGRAPSDKVVSSMLAQHLKAGNIRRIARGVFASVPKHANAETWSVDRFLAASRLRPGGVIAYHSALELQGYAYSESFDLQVVAPGQPAVLAAEGFTCRFIKAPAPFGEADLTTVDRLGQSVPVTTLECTVADLFDRSDLAGGTDELISSLDLIGRLDPDRLITRLAALGNATAAGAAGWWLERRRDQLGVSDDALDRLQALAPKQNRYALGAVSGAGRLAPRWRVILPEAVFNPAFEGLA; this is translated from the coding sequence ATGCCTCGGCAGCGCTCAGCCCCGTTCTTCAGCGACGCCCCGGTCTTTGACCGCGCCGACTACGCGCGCGCGATCGGCCGGGCGCCGAGCGACAAGGTGGTGAGCAGCATGCTGGCCCAACACCTGAAGGCGGGCAACATCCGCCGCATCGCCCGGGGCGTGTTCGCCTCCGTCCCCAAGCACGCCAACGCCGAGACCTGGTCGGTCGACCGCTTCCTTGCGGCCTCCCGGCTGCGGCCGGGCGGCGTCATCGCCTATCACTCCGCGCTCGAACTCCAGGGCTACGCCTATTCGGAGAGCTTCGACCTGCAGGTCGTGGCGCCGGGTCAGCCCGCGGTGCTGGCCGCCGAGGGGTTCACCTGCCGGTTCATCAAGGCGCCGGCGCCCTTCGGGGAGGCCGACCTGACCACGGTCGACCGCCTCGGTCAGTCGGTGCCGGTGACGACCCTCGAATGCACCGTCGCGGACCTGTTCGACCGGTCGGATCTGGCCGGCGGGACCGACGAGCTGATCAGCTCGCTCGACCTGATCGGCCGGCTCGACCCCGACCGGCTCATCACCCGCCTCGCGGCCTTGGGCAACGCCACGGCGGCCGGCGCGGCCGGCTGGTGGCTGGAGCGCCGCCGCGACCAGCTCGGTGTGTCCGACGACGCTCTGGACCGCCTGCAGGCGCTGGCGCCCAAGCAGAACCGCTACGCCCTGGGCGCCGTCTCTGGCGCCGGCCGCCTGGCGCCTCGGTGGCGGGTGATCCTGCCCGAGGCCGTGTTCAATCCCGCCTTTGAAGGCTTGGCGTGA
- a CDS encoding AAA family ATPase — protein sequence MSNVAEAPTLSLAGPISQLARRASAVVENLRDSARAARSGERREPIFSISEAAELVGRTPAAIRDAEKDGRLPEPPRTETNRRVGYTLAQVNDMRGVFGTRPWRKPEDPCAVIAVQNFKGGVGKSTLSVHLAQYLAIRGYRVALIDCDSQASSTTLFGYVPDLDLTEDQTLYPYLREDDMRSLDYALLDTHFDGLKLIPANLRLFQSEYELAARMARGGGRLLDRLAQGIASIADQFDMIILDPPPALGAISLSVLRAANALVIPVPPTVMDFSSTAAFLAMLDETLTQLASRDLAPDLNFVRIVASKVDENKSMQKELLALMRQVFGLAMIRTPMKDSAEIDNVTARLMTVYEVNGPMTSKAVRDRCLTYLNGVNEEILLDVRQTWPSHVERLRKEGHA from the coding sequence ATGTCGAACGTCGCCGAAGCGCCCACCCTCTCCCTCGCCGGGCCCATCTCGCAACTGGCGCGGCGCGCCTCGGCCGTGGTGGAGAATCTGCGCGACAGCGCTCGGGCCGCGCGCTCGGGCGAGCGCCGCGAGCCGATCTTCTCCATCAGCGAGGCCGCCGAACTGGTCGGGCGCACGCCGGCGGCGATCCGCGACGCGGAGAAAGACGGCAGGCTTCCTGAACCGCCCCGCACCGAGACCAATCGGCGGGTGGGCTACACCCTGGCCCAGGTCAACGACATGCGCGGCGTGTTCGGCACGCGGCCCTGGCGCAAGCCGGAGGATCCCTGCGCGGTGATCGCCGTGCAGAACTTCAAGGGCGGGGTCGGCAAGTCCACTCTGTCGGTCCACCTCGCCCAGTACCTGGCGATTCGGGGCTACCGGGTCGCGCTGATCGACTGCGACAGTCAGGCCTCGAGTACGACCCTGTTTGGCTACGTGCCCGACCTAGATCTCACCGAGGACCAGACGCTCTACCCGTACCTGCGGGAAGACGACATGCGCTCGCTCGACTACGCCCTGCTCGACACCCACTTCGACGGGCTGAAACTGATTCCGGCCAACCTCCGTCTGTTCCAGTCGGAGTATGAGCTGGCGGCGCGTATGGCCCGCGGCGGCGGTCGGCTGCTCGACCGACTCGCTCAGGGTATCGCGTCGATCGCCGACCAGTTCGACATGATCATTCTCGATCCGCCGCCCGCGCTGGGGGCGATCTCGCTGTCGGTGCTGCGGGCCGCCAACGCGCTGGTGATCCCGGTGCCGCCCACGGTGATGGACTTCTCCTCGACCGCGGCATTCCTGGCCATGCTCGACGAGACGCTCACCCAACTGGCGTCGCGCGACCTCGCGCCCGACCTCAACTTCGTCCGCATCGTCGCCTCCAAGGTCGACGAGAACAAGTCGATGCAGAAGGAGCTTCTGGCGCTCATGCGGCAGGTGTTCGGCCTGGCGATGATCCGCACGCCCATGAAGGATTCCGCCGAGATCGACAATGTCACGGCGCGCCTGATGACCGTCTATGAGGTCAACGGCCCGATGACCAGCAAGGCGGTGCGCGACCGCTGCCTGACCTACCTCAACGGGGTCAACGAGGAGATCCTCCTCGACGTCCGTCAGACCTGGCCGAGCCACGTCGAGCGGCTCCGCAAGGAGGGCCACGCATGA
- a CDS encoding replication initiation protein has product MRVAHALQARDGDEFAKPGNLVEVRFVKGQSLSLTAARLLALMILTAGGDAWEPVAHRMRKADIRRGHKGNERISDMLEELHRTLFAADDLSWRGRKATKRFSLIQSSREEVDEEGSEAGWIEWEFTPDARRLIRESETYAVLNRQAVLGFRSSYALRLYEMGALRLYRRQSVWRGDMTAVRAAFGIAPELYKDFAQLRRKVLEKAKTEIDHLAHFTVDWREIRRGRTIVEIEFTFHPKSAPAQLVAAGDDSGDGVRTLAVRESATKPVAATPALPAPAQRSAARPKANDTALRFPSGTLQYGAEPFGEIARVHGGGWARDLIADAYREQMDARLANLTGAKLVKSWTGFCQAFAARRGRP; this is encoded by the coding sequence ATGCGCGTGGCCCACGCCCTGCAGGCGCGTGATGGCGACGAGTTTGCCAAGCCCGGCAACCTGGTCGAGGTCCGCTTCGTCAAGGGCCAGTCGCTCAGCCTGACGGCGGCGCGCCTGTTGGCCCTGATGATCCTGACCGCAGGCGGCGACGCCTGGGAGCCGGTGGCGCACCGGATGCGCAAGGCCGACATCCGGCGCGGCCACAAGGGCAACGAGCGGATCTCCGACATGCTGGAGGAGCTGCACCGCACCCTTTTCGCCGCCGACGACCTGTCGTGGCGTGGGCGCAAAGCCACCAAGCGCTTCTCATTGATCCAGTCGTCGCGCGAGGAAGTCGACGAGGAGGGCTCGGAAGCCGGCTGGATCGAATGGGAGTTCACGCCCGACGCCCGCCGGCTGATCCGCGAGTCCGAGACCTACGCGGTGCTGAACCGCCAGGCTGTGCTCGGCTTCCGTTCCAGCTATGCGCTGCGGCTCTACGAGATGGGCGCGCTTCGGCTTTACCGACGCCAGTCCGTCTGGCGCGGCGACATGACCGCCGTCCGCGCGGCGTTCGGGATCGCGCCAGAGCTCTACAAGGACTTCGCCCAGCTCCGCCGCAAGGTGCTCGAGAAGGCCAAGACCGAGATCGATCACCTGGCCCACTTCACCGTCGACTGGCGCGAGATCCGTCGCGGTCGCACGATCGTCGAGATCGAATTCACCTTCCATCCCAAGAGCGCCCCCGCCCAGCTCGTGGCGGCCGGCGACGATAGCGGCGATGGCGTCAGGACCCTCGCGGTCCGCGAGAGCGCCACGAAGCCGGTGGCGGCGACCCCTGCCCTCCCCGCTCCGGCCCAACGGTCCGCCGCCCGCCCTAAGGCGAACGACACCGCCCTGCGGTTTCCGTCCGGGACCCTGCAGTACGGCGCCGAGCCTTTCGGCGAGATCGCGCGCGTCCATGGCGGCGGCTGGGCCCGCGATCTGATCGCCGACGCTTACCGCGAGCAGATGGATGCGCGCCTGGCCAACCTCACGGGCGCCAAGCTGGTGAAGTCCTGGACCGGCTTCTGCCAGGCCTTCGCGGCCCGGCGCGGCCGGCCTTAA
- a CDS encoding single-stranded DNA-binding protein gives MLNQVQLIGFTGAEAEVRTTQGGKKVAILRIATSRYTKKGNEKKDYTTWHTVEIWNQATVNWLASKPLPKGAKVFVQGEIRHDQYTDKDGVERYFSKVVIAAPGHELKSLDRPDSNPAEES, from the coding sequence ATGCTGAACCAAGTCCAACTGATCGGTTTCACGGGCGCCGAAGCCGAAGTGCGCACCACCCAAGGCGGCAAGAAGGTCGCCATCCTGCGGATCGCCACCAGCCGCTACACCAAGAAGGGCAACGAGAAGAAGGATTACACGACCTGGCATACGGTCGAGATCTGGAACCAGGCCACGGTCAACTGGCTCGCCTCCAAGCCGCTCCCCAAGGGCGCGAAGGTGTTCGTCCAGGGCGAAATCCGCCACGACCAGTATACCGACAAAGATGGCGTCGAGCGCTACTTCTCGAAGGTGGTGATCGCCGCGCCGGGCCACGAGTTGAAGTCCCTCGACCGGCCCGACTCCAACCCCGCCGAGGAGAGCTGA
- a CDS encoding ParB/RepB/Spo0J family partition protein, whose protein sequence is MSSKNRSFTAGLMGALDETAPQPEAPTRMSIGVLAGRENRMAELASGAVVARAIEQVDPARCRLWSEHNRDYAKLDETRCADLIESFKAQGRQEVPAIVRRVRGDPDFDFEVICGARRHWTVSWLRGHNYTDFRFLVEVRDLTDEEAFRISDLENRAREDLSDIERARDYLKALGRHYGGRQKDMAERLKVSEAWLSRYLDLARLPADLVAAFDDPHELKIKHVTQLKPLLKPDDRERRVLAEAAAIAKGRGEGTPLKPQDVIRRLAAAADPPKKSGSPKKSGQASAEVVSSPTGQPLFRVEPKGKKEVNVTLLLQAGGSRADAERAFTELLARFWLNTAGAESA, encoded by the coding sequence ATGAGCTCCAAGAACCGCTCCTTCACCGCCGGATTGATGGGCGCGCTTGACGAGACCGCGCCCCAGCCAGAGGCTCCGACCCGGATGTCCATCGGCGTCCTCGCAGGTCGCGAGAACCGCATGGCCGAACTCGCCAGCGGCGCGGTCGTGGCGCGCGCGATCGAACAGGTCGACCCGGCCCGCTGCCGGCTGTGGAGCGAGCATAACCGCGACTACGCGAAGCTGGATGAGACCCGCTGCGCGGACCTGATCGAGAGCTTCAAAGCGCAGGGGAGGCAGGAGGTCCCGGCGATCGTCCGCCGTGTGCGGGGCGACCCCGACTTCGACTTTGAGGTCATCTGCGGCGCACGCCGGCATTGGACCGTGAGCTGGCTGCGCGGCCATAACTACACCGACTTCCGCTTCCTTGTGGAGGTGCGCGACCTCACCGACGAGGAGGCCTTTCGGATCTCCGATCTGGAGAACCGGGCCCGCGAAGATCTCAGCGACATCGAGCGCGCGCGGGACTACCTGAAGGCCCTGGGTCGCCACTACGGCGGACGCCAGAAGGACATGGCCGAGCGGCTCAAGGTGTCGGAAGCCTGGCTTAGCCGTTACCTCGACCTGGCGCGGTTGCCCGCCGATCTCGTGGCCGCATTCGACGATCCGCACGAGCTGAAGATCAAGCACGTTACCCAACTGAAGCCGCTGCTCAAGCCCGACGACCGCGAGCGGCGGGTGCTGGCGGAAGCCGCCGCCATCGCCAAGGGAAGAGGGGAGGGGACCCCCCTCAAGCCCCAGGACGTCATCCGTCGCCTGGCGGCGGCGGCGGATCCCCCCAAGAAGTCAGGATCCCCCAAGAAGTCAGGCCAGGCGTCGGCCGAGGTCGTCTCGTCGCCGACCGGCCAGCCGCTGTTTCGCGTCGAGCCCAAGGGCAAGAAGGAGGTCAACGTCACCCTCCTCCTGCAGGCTGGTGGGAGCCGGGCGGACGCCGAACGCGCCTTCACGGAGCTTCTCGCACGGTTCTGGCTCAACACCGCCGGCGCGGAGTCGGCCTAG